In one window of Gammaproteobacteria bacterium DNA:
- the trkD gene encoding potassium transporter Kup (Responsible for the low-affinity transport of potassium into the cell; involved in potassium ion uptake under hyper-osmotic stress at a low pH), which translates to MLSLAALGVVYGDIGTSPLYAMRESFLAHEGILVAEENILGVLSLIFWSLMIVISLKYLAFVMRAENNGEGGILALTALIVPRRQRHLRHRRRVLILIGLFGTALLYGDGMITPAISVLSAVEGLGVATPLLEPYVIPIAIGILIALFMIQRHGTGAVGSVFGPVMIIWFSTLALLGIVHIVQNPSVLAALSPVHAVRFFLNNKLHGFLALGSIFLVVTGSEALYADMGHFGKRPIQLAWFGLVLPSLVLNYFGQGALLIANPAAIDSPFYRMAPTWALWPLLVLATAATIIASQALISGVFSLTMQAVQLGYLSRVRILHTSEKEAGQIYIPAINWTLMVACVGLVLGFRSSSGLAAAYGVAVATTMVITTMLFFVVTRERWKWSKPVAVSISAAFLMIDLSYFGANLFKVPDGGWFPLVTGVVIFAIMTTWKRGREILAARLRHGELPIERFIASIAKQPPTRVPGTAVYLSSRPGATPPALLVNFRHNEVLHEMVVILSITTSDVPRVTPARRAKVWDLGDGFFQVMLSYGFMEEPNVPEDLANIVHPGFGIRPEHTTYVLGRETILATDREGMAMWRERLFALMSRNATSAARFFHLPADQCLEIGMQVEI; encoded by the coding sequence ATGTTGTCGCTCGCGGCGCTCGGAGTCGTCTACGGCGACATTGGGACCAGCCCCCTCTACGCGATGCGTGAGTCCTTCCTGGCGCATGAGGGGATCTTGGTGGCCGAGGAGAACATCCTTGGTGTTCTCTCGCTGATCTTCTGGTCGCTGATGATCGTGATCTCTCTCAAGTACCTCGCGTTCGTCATGCGCGCCGAGAACAACGGTGAGGGCGGCATCCTCGCCCTCACCGCACTGATCGTTCCCAGGCGTCAGCGGCATCTGCGCCACAGGCGGCGGGTGCTGATCCTCATCGGGCTGTTCGGCACCGCTCTGCTCTACGGAGACGGCATGATCACGCCGGCCATCTCCGTGCTCAGCGCCGTTGAGGGACTCGGAGTGGCAACCCCGCTCCTCGAACCGTACGTCATCCCGATCGCCATCGGCATCCTCATCGCGCTGTTCATGATCCAGCGCCACGGGACTGGAGCGGTCGGCTCGGTCTTCGGGCCGGTCATGATCATCTGGTTCTCCACGCTCGCTCTCCTCGGCATCGTGCACATCGTCCAGAATCCCAGCGTGCTCGCCGCGCTCAGTCCGGTGCACGCCGTCAGGTTCTTCCTCAACAACAAGCTGCACGGGTTCCTCGCCCTCGGGTCGATCTTTCTCGTCGTCACGGGAAGCGAAGCGCTGTACGCAGATATGGGGCATTTCGGAAAACGGCCGATCCAGCTCGCATGGTTCGGACTCGTCCTCCCCTCGCTGGTACTCAACTACTTCGGCCAAGGTGCGCTGCTCATCGCAAATCCCGCGGCGATCGACAGCCCCTTCTACCGCATGGCGCCTACGTGGGCACTGTGGCCGCTCCTGGTCCTTGCCACGGCTGCAACGATCATCGCCTCACAGGCACTGATCTCGGGCGTGTTCTCGCTGACGATGCAGGCAGTCCAGCTCGGCTATCTCTCGCGGGTCCGCATCCTGCACACCTCGGAGAAGGAAGCCGGGCAGATCTACATCCCCGCCATCAACTGGACCCTGATGGTCGCCTGCGTCGGCCTCGTGCTCGGGTTTCGATCGTCGAGCGGGCTCGCCGCCGCCTACGGCGTCGCTGTCGCCACCACCATGGTCATCACGACCATGCTCTTCTTCGTCGTGACCAGGGAGCGCTGGAAATGGTCGAAGCCGGTGGCCGTGTCCATCTCTGCCGCCTTTCTGATGATCGATCTCTCCTACTTCGGCGCCAACCTCTTCAAAGTCCCGGACGGCGGCTGGTTCCCGCTCGTGACCGGAGTCGTCATCTTCGCGATCATGACGACGTGGAAGCGGGGCAGGGAGATCCTGGCGGCCCGCCTCCGTCACGGAGAACTGCCGATCGAGCGTTTCATCGCTTCGATCGCGAAGCAGCCGCCCACCCGGGTTCCCGGCACCGCCGTCTACCTCTCCTCGAGGCCCGGAGCCACCCCACCGGCGTTGCTGGTCAACTTCCGACACAATGAAGTACTCCACGAGATGGTCGTGATCCTGTCCATCACGACGAGCGACGTGCCTCGCGTCACGCCCGCCCGCCGAGCGAAAGTGTGGGATCTGGGTGATGGCTTCTTCCAGGTGATGCTCTCGTACGGGTTCATGGAAGAACCGAATGTGCCAGAAGATCTCGCCAACATCGTGCACCCTGGGTTCGGCATCCGACCTGAGCACACCACCTATGTGCTCGGCCGCGAAACCATCCTGGCGACCGACCGTGAGGGGATGGCCATGTGGCGAGAGCGGCTCTTCGCCCTCATGTCACGTAATGCCACGAGCGCCGCCCGGTTCTTCCATCTGCCCGCCGACCAGTGCCTCGAGATCGGGATGCAGGTCGAGATTTGA
- a CDS encoding LLM class flavin-dependent oxidoreductase has protein sequence EGWKAAARDPGAVAVSASVLAATGRNAAEVAEAVKKAKAQIAFYASTPAYRRVLEFHGWDVGPVLSAMSRRGQWDAMGNLVSDAMLNEVAVVAPVPELGVRLRERYGGRLDRIGIYPSVTMTDTEWRLVIAGIRS, from the coding sequence TGAAGGGTGGAAGGCCGCGGCGCGGGATCCGGGCGCTGTGGCGGTAAGTGCCAGTGTCCTGGCTGCAACAGGACGAAATGCGGCGGAGGTAGCCGAGGCGGTGAAGAAGGCGAAGGCACAGATCGCCTTCTACGCATCGACGCCCGCCTATCGGAGGGTGCTCGAGTTCCACGGTTGGGATGTCGGCCCTGTCCTCTCCGCGATGAGCCGTCGTGGGCAGTGGGATGCGATGGGGAATCTCGTGAGCGATGCGATGCTCAACGAGGTGGCCGTGGTCGCCCCGGTGCCGGAACTCGGGGTTCGCCTTCGTGAGCGGTATGGGGGGAGGCTCGACCGCATCGGCATCTATCCATCCGTGACCATGACCGACACCGAGTGGCGACTCGTGATCGCCGGGATCCGCTCATAG